One stretch of Leptospira mtsangambouensis DNA includes these proteins:
- a CDS encoding acetyl-CoA carboxylase biotin carboxyl carrier protein subunit produces MDYLFETKSGPASVFVSGGAVRVRIGTKSFLFQLENLIKEENSSTNTNSLQSVTMLDGSILKYLKVRNEIFLHWKGETWNGKLTERQYEGGGQTSPEIKSPMPGKVVQISTSVGTEHKAGETLLILEAMKMENAVKAPYACRVEEIRKSQGELVQQDEVLIILHRIEPEKT; encoded by the coding sequence ATGGATTACTTATTTGAAACAAAATCAGGTCCTGCTTCTGTTTTTGTCAGTGGTGGCGCTGTTCGGGTACGTATTGGAACCAAATCTTTTTTGTTCCAATTAGAAAACTTAATCAAAGAAGAAAATTCATCCACTAATACAAATTCGTTACAATCAGTAACCATGTTAGATGGATCTATATTAAAATACCTGAAAGTACGAAATGAAATTTTCCTCCATTGGAAAGGTGAAACTTGGAATGGAAAACTCACCGAACGGCAGTATGAAGGTGGAGGACAAACATCCCCCGAAATCAAAAGTCCGATGCCAGGAAAAGTAGTGCAAATCTCTACTAGTGTAGGAACGGAACACAAAGCAGGGGAGACTCTTCTCATTTTAGAAGCAATGAAAATGGAGAACGCTGTTAAGGCTCCGTACGCTTGCCGAGTGGAAGAAATTCGTAAATCACAAGGTGAACTTGTCCAACAAGACGAGGTGCTCATCATATTACACAGAATCGAACCGGAAAAAACATAA
- the omp85 gene encoding Omp85 family outer membrane protein, translated as MYNYIVRSITLLLFFSFFHGVLAQERAPRTDLPFEISEKKRLSERDFKIKKEGGYFTGLPLINSDPNVGIGYGARVLYFYNGTKSSPLFEYTPYRFRIFAQYFNTTKQAPYHMLSVDAPFIFDTKWRLRADLVYDRNPNSLYFGIGENTLQPLSYLERNDPSGHIRRNAPFSDYEDNLNYRRPGNAGVGESPIVSDHRYNRYDIENPNFSTSGEYSFFGGTLRTVTGVRLSKQIIRTYDGKYNDAQLGPADGILGLLDIDRTVGTPQGETKVTRDDKDGKIRGMNGGYTNTIRAGIVYDTRDFEPDPNRGLFLEYTHERSTKAIGSTSEFNKNLVSGRIFLSPVQWFTNKPPEILEKFVIAARGTMIQTNGDAPFYEYRNMWGTETNQSGLGGRTTIRGYKQDRFVGQTMAFANFEIRWKFAEAEFGGQHFDFQLVPFYDVGRVWDRTEDANLKNYKHSRGLGLRIPWNQATVIYVDYAISNEDRQAFINFNHIF; from the coding sequence ATGTACAATTATATAGTCAGAAGTATTACACTTCTTTTGTTTTTTTCCTTTTTTCACGGGGTTCTCGCTCAGGAACGGGCACCTCGTACGGACCTTCCGTTCGAAATCTCTGAAAAGAAGAGGTTGAGCGAACGGGATTTTAAGATTAAAAAAGAAGGGGGATACTTTACAGGTCTTCCTTTGATTAACTCTGATCCGAATGTGGGGATTGGATATGGAGCACGGGTGCTCTATTTTTACAATGGAACAAAGTCTTCTCCATTGTTTGAATACACTCCTTATCGTTTCCGAATATTTGCTCAGTATTTTAATACAACCAAACAAGCTCCTTACCACATGTTGAGTGTGGATGCTCCATTTATCTTTGATACAAAATGGAGACTTCGTGCGGATTTGGTTTATGACAGAAACCCGAACTCTCTTTACTTTGGGATTGGCGAAAATACTCTCCAACCTCTTTCTTATTTAGAAAGAAACGATCCAAGTGGTCATATCAGAAGAAATGCTCCATTTTCCGATTATGAAGATAATTTGAACTACCGACGACCTGGGAATGCAGGTGTTGGGGAATCTCCAATTGTCAGTGATCATAGATACAATCGTTACGACATTGAAAATCCAAACTTTAGTACATCTGGTGAATATTCCTTCTTTGGTGGAACACTTCGTACGGTAACTGGCGTACGTCTTTCCAAACAAATCATCCGAACTTATGACGGAAAATATAACGATGCTCAATTAGGCCCTGCGGATGGAATTTTAGGTCTTCTCGATATCGATCGTACTGTTGGAACTCCACAAGGGGAAACCAAAGTCACTCGGGATGACAAAGATGGAAAGATCCGAGGTATGAATGGCGGTTATACGAATACAATTCGTGCTGGTATTGTATATGACACACGTGATTTTGAACCAGATCCAAACCGCGGATTGTTTTTAGAATACACTCATGAACGTTCCACAAAGGCCATCGGTTCTACTTCTGAGTTTAATAAAAACTTGGTGTCTGGTCGTATCTTTTTAAGTCCTGTCCAATGGTTCACAAACAAACCTCCTGAGATTTTGGAAAAGTTTGTGATTGCTGCTCGTGGAACCATGATCCAAACCAATGGGGATGCACCGTTTTATGAATACCGCAATATGTGGGGAACAGAAACGAATCAGTCTGGTTTAGGTGGTAGGACAACCATTCGCGGTTACAAACAAGATCGTTTTGTCGGCCAAACAATGGCTTTTGCCAACTTTGAAATTCGTTGGAAATTTGCTGAGGCGGAATTTGGGGGGCAACACTTTGACTTCCAATTAGTTCCTTTCTATGATGTGGGACGAGTTTGGGATCGTACAGAAGATGCAAATCTTAAAAACTATAAACACTCTCGTGGTCTCGGATTAAGAATTCCATGGAACCAAGCAACTGTTATCTACGTTGATTATGCAATTTCAAATGAAGATAGACAAGCATTCATTAACTTTAACCATATATTTTAG
- the lsa25 gene encoding surface adhesin Lsa25: MKKLQYCFALLVLSFFMNCEMKPVEDVYGLSPEETNQLFAGLIANQSLRDNGNGTITDTVANLVWQKCTHGQVYRAGFNDCLGAPQGSIFNPYDTARAGAAPVAFCDSSTHACNSVAFPQVIQGFSSIGIAGVSELYAACQNSNYLGATWRVPTAIEYQRLVIPGRAATLQFFPSTQEDDYWTAWSNHEDLPGETAYAISFDRQSYGVQKNVVKTQRNYVRCIRTGP, from the coding sequence ATGAAAAAACTTCAATATTGTTTCGCTCTTTTGGTCTTATCTTTTTTCATGAACTGTGAAATGAAACCAGTAGAAGATGTCTACGGTTTAAGCCCGGAAGAAACCAACCAACTTTTTGCAGGTCTCATCGCAAACCAAAGTCTTCGTGACAATGGAAACGGAACCATCACCGATACTGTCGCCAATTTAGTTTGGCAAAAATGTACGCATGGTCAGGTTTATCGAGCTGGCTTTAATGATTGTTTGGGGGCTCCACAAGGTTCCATATTCAATCCGTATGATACAGCAAGGGCTGGTGCCGCACCTGTTGCATTTTGTGACTCCTCAACGCATGCTTGTAACTCAGTGGCATTCCCACAAGTGATCCAAGGATTTTCTTCTATTGGAATTGCAGGGGTCAGTGAGTTGTATGCAGCTTGCCAAAACAGCAATTATTTAGGTGCAACATGGCGAGTACCGACAGCCATTGAATACCAACGATTGGTAATTCCTGGTCGTGCAGCAACCCTCCAATTTTTTCCTTCTACACAAGAAGATGACTATTGGACTGCTTGGTCTAACCATGAAGACCTTCCTGGCGAAACAGCATATGCGATCTCCTTTGACAGACAGTCTTATGGAGTCCAAAAGAATGTAGTCAAAACACAAAGGAATTATGTCCGTTGTATTCGGACTGGTCCTTAA
- the yihA gene encoding ribosome biogenesis GTP-binding protein YihA/YsxC: MHKYSKEIPFPETKFFTSIANINEKEELDSVPSIAFMGRSNSGKSSLLNALSNHRGLAKVSRTPGKTKLINIFKTKEDFNLIDLPGFGYSKASHKEHKEMMKLLEGFLNSWKHLKILFILCDSQREFPEEELSTIEVAMERKIKPVVIRTKIDKLNQSEQHRVRTEMESAMNEIGIPFRVFYLSATTGRGIGELREFILENMVDQTKVSK, encoded by the coding sequence ATGCACAAGTATTCTAAAGAAATTCCCTTTCCTGAAACAAAATTTTTCACTTCAATTGCCAATATCAATGAAAAAGAGGAATTGGACTCAGTTCCATCCATTGCCTTTATGGGAAGGTCCAATTCGGGAAAGTCAAGTTTACTGAATGCTTTGTCCAATCATAGAGGACTTGCTAAAGTTTCAAGGACACCAGGGAAAACAAAACTAATCAATATTTTCAAAACCAAAGAAGATTTTAACCTTATCGACTTACCTGGGTTTGGTTATTCAAAAGCATCACACAAAGAACATAAAGAAATGATGAAACTCTTGGAAGGTTTTTTAAATTCCTGGAAACATCTGAAAATTTTATTTATCCTTTGTGATTCACAAAGGGAATTTCCTGAAGAAGAGTTATCAACCATCGAAGTTGCCATGGAGAGAAAAATAAAACCAGTGGTGATCCGTACCAAAATTGACAAACTAAACCAAAGTGAACAACACCGTGTGAGGACAGAAATGGAATCAGCTATGAACGAAATTGGAATTCCATTTCGAGTCTTTTATTTATCAGCAACTACAGGAAGGGGGATTGGTGAACTACGCGAATTTATTTTAGAGAATATGGTTGATCAAACAAAGGTATCTAAATAA
- a CDS encoding tRNA lysidine(34) synthetase: MVRYHELKKITDKNPSIVLTGHHCKDYTESIFLHLTRGGGKKAFYTLPPFDGERFLPLVFFEDKELEQLYQFVSEHMRIFEDESNQNPVYKRNRIRMDLLPILEKENWNFHKTYWNFHERSLLDLKFDLKQKTIFRPVPHIFRIPHETWISLGVSAKKDLIDFHLKLLGHYPLYKSGFDNFHLQSEGERAFLENKNCFLYKSKFGDLFIIDKKSPAFKKAVSFREGENLCIEWNQNRFKLSDPQEKYSLGSWHHGQKIQIRSGNKEISECMRENGIPFFLRTYIPILYFDGEPIQILFSLFSKSEKNYPKRIYLER, encoded by the coding sequence TTGGTTCGTTATCACGAACTAAAAAAAATTACCGATAAAAATCCATCTATCGTCCTCACAGGACATCATTGTAAAGATTACACAGAATCAATTTTTCTACACCTAACAAGAGGAGGTGGGAAAAAAGCCTTTTATACACTTCCTCCTTTTGATGGGGAACGTTTCTTACCATTGGTTTTTTTTGAAGATAAAGAACTGGAACAACTCTATCAATTTGTTTCCGAACATATGCGAATTTTTGAGGATGAATCGAATCAAAATCCAGTTTATAAACGCAATCGCATTCGAATGGACTTACTTCCCATTTTAGAAAAAGAAAATTGGAACTTTCATAAGACCTATTGGAATTTTCATGAAAGGTCTCTGTTGGATCTAAAATTCGATTTAAAACAAAAAACTATCTTTAGACCAGTCCCACATATTTTTCGAATTCCTCATGAAACTTGGATTAGTCTTGGTGTATCTGCAAAAAAAGATCTAATTGATTTTCATTTAAAGCTACTCGGTCACTATCCGCTTTATAAATCAGGATTTGATAATTTCCATCTCCAATCAGAAGGAGAAAGGGCATTTTTAGAAAACAAAAATTGTTTTTTATACAAATCAAAGTTTGGTGATTTGTTTATCATTGATAAAAAATCGCCAGCCTTCAAAAAAGCAGTTTCGTTTCGAGAAGGAGAAAACTTGTGTATTGAGTGGAACCAAAATAGGTTTAAACTATCTGACCCCCAAGAAAAATATAGTCTTGGATCTTGGCACCATGGCCAAAAAATCCAAATTCGCTCAGGAAATAAGGAAATTTCTGAATGTATGCGAGAAAACGGAATTCCCTTCTTTTTGAGAACTTATATTCCCATTCTCTATTTTGACGGAGAACCCATCCAAATTTTGTTTTCTCTGTTTTCCAAAAGCGAAAAGAATTATCCCAAACGAATCTATCTAGAAAGGTGA
- a CDS encoding ATP-binding protein produces MIPEIPTSISNLFELALGRMGNQLPILWAKNKTQFLISYSGGKDSSILVLFCQYLKEKYQVPSPILFYLSHGIRSIEAEENELFHFLEKTNFPFSFVKKKSQIFLSN; encoded by the coding sequence ATGATCCCGGAAATTCCTACTTCGATTTCAAATCTTTTTGAGTTAGCCCTCGGCAGAATGGGGAACCAACTTCCGATTCTATGGGCAAAAAACAAAACTCAGTTTCTTATTTCTTATTCCGGAGGGAAGGATTCTTCCATTTTGGTTCTCTTTTGTCAGTATCTCAAAGAAAAATACCAAGTCCCTTCTCCTATATTATTTTATTTGTCTCACGGCATTCGTTCCATTGAAGCAGAAGAAAATGAGTTATTTCATTTTTTAGAAAAAACAAACTTTCCTTTTTCTTTTGTAAAAAAAAAATCCCAAATCTTTCTCTCAAACTAA
- a CDS encoding GAF domain-containing SpoIIE family protein phosphatase: MNREPSDDRICLLCAESQVPNGITRNGRFFCQTCDREWILEKRKIPRIGKNILSSQEKTEFLLDNLSLFNSSMGLEDLMQRFTELISVRLKRDKVAVFITNLELGEIRLVYYSSQKRTLQRAINRIALDYDLSYGVLIESMAKGEPCFYKFTDQKHPFYEFYSKLTGTKSQLVIPILYANTAVGLLTIDYEEEDYSDFLEDQEILQLVVGQFAVSLRNSLLFSKSENQSKNFQSLHTAALTLSQLYLNNHDEMIRMILLTLSGIVESSFTYLIESPKESSKTKIFKLYRDLENYQIHTETQMMETNSIEPILQMKETTVMNPSDQSIFQSMGIKGKESMIFPIILENGTRCVFVLTKQDSRFPNDEIEALNAFISLARITMENSNLYQNLSNKERLEKEIEIAKEIQSTLLPRKAPEAEGFSFGGFMVPARGIGGDYYDFILSPNRNELFICIGDVSGKGVAAGLVMATVRTILHSLVRVKDSPWEILNDINNYLYSNYKEAITPRFMSMILLRWNLITGEVLFSGAGHGNFYHYHAGSNSLSVIETEGVILGIKPDISLFRNESKLKFDSGDTILLYTDGVTEALNTNEVQFGEKQLQSSFLSCIQLEPKNILERIYAELKEFVKEQEQHDDITMVAVRKI, from the coding sequence ATGAACCGAGAGCCCTCTGACGACCGGATCTGTTTGCTCTGCGCGGAATCCCAAGTTCCCAATGGGATCACCAGGAATGGTCGTTTTTTCTGCCAAACTTGTGACCGTGAATGGATTTTAGAAAAACGAAAAATCCCGAGGATTGGAAAAAACATACTTTCTTCTCAAGAGAAAACAGAATTCCTCCTGGACAATCTCTCTCTATTCAACTCCTCCATGGGTTTAGAAGACTTGATGCAAAGGTTTACCGAACTTATCTCTGTCCGGCTAAAACGTGATAAAGTCGCAGTTTTTATCACCAATCTTGAATTAGGTGAAATTAGATTAGTTTATTATTCTAGTCAGAAGCGAACTTTACAAAGGGCAATCAACCGAATAGCCCTTGATTATGATTTAAGTTATGGGGTTCTCATTGAATCCATGGCAAAAGGAGAACCTTGTTTTTATAAGTTTACTGATCAAAAACATCCATTTTACGAATTCTATTCAAAACTCACCGGAACCAAATCTCAGTTGGTGATTCCAATCCTTTATGCTAACACGGCAGTCGGATTATTGACAATTGATTACGAAGAAGAAGATTATTCAGATTTTTTAGAAGACCAAGAAATTTTACAATTGGTGGTGGGCCAATTTGCCGTATCTCTCAGGAATTCTCTATTATTTTCTAAATCAGAAAATCAATCCAAGAACTTTCAAAGTTTACACACTGCGGCACTAACGTTAAGCCAACTGTATTTAAACAATCATGATGAAATGATTCGAATGATTCTTCTTACTTTATCAGGGATAGTTGAGTCTTCATTTACTTATTTGATAGAAAGTCCGAAAGAATCATCCAAAACAAAAATATTCAAACTTTATCGAGATCTAGAAAATTACCAAATCCATACAGAAACACAAATGATGGAAACAAATTCTATTGAGCCTATCTTACAAATGAAAGAGACAACGGTTATGAATCCTTCAGACCAATCTATTTTTCAAAGTATGGGAATCAAAGGAAAAGAATCTATGATATTTCCAATCATATTGGAAAATGGAACTCGTTGCGTTTTTGTTCTTACAAAACAAGATAGTCGATTCCCCAATGATGAGATAGAAGCTTTAAATGCTTTTATTTCATTAGCAAGAATCACAATGGAAAACTCAAACCTATACCAAAACCTTTCTAACAAAGAAAGATTGGAAAAAGAAATTGAGATCGCAAAAGAAATTCAAAGCACTCTTTTACCAAGAAAGGCACCAGAAGCGGAAGGGTTTTCCTTTGGCGGTTTTATGGTTCCTGCTCGTGGGATCGGAGGGGATTATTATGACTTTATTCTTTCACCTAACAGAAATGAATTGTTTATTTGTATTGGAGATGTAAGTGGAAAAGGTGTGGCTGCAGGTCTTGTCATGGCAACTGTTAGAACGATTCTTCATTCTCTGGTTCGGGTGAAAGATTCTCCTTGGGAAATTTTAAACGATATCAATAACTATCTTTATTCCAATTATAAAGAAGCAATCACCCCACGTTTTATGAGTATGATTTTACTTCGTTGGAACCTCATTACGGGAGAAGTCCTATTTTCCGGTGCTGGCCATGGAAACTTTTATCACTACCATGCGGGATCAAACTCACTGTCAGTGATCGAAACAGAAGGTGTCATATTGGGAATCAAACCCGACATTTCTCTTTTCCGCAATGAATCCAAACTAAAATTTGATTCTGGAGACACGATTTTACTATATACTGATGGAGTCACGGAAGCGCTGAATACAAACGAAGTCCAGTTTGGAGAAAAACAACTCCAATCTAGTTTTCTTTCCTGTATCCAATTGGAGCCAAAAAACATCCTGGAGAGGATCTATGCGGAACTAAAAGAATTTGTCAAGGAACAGGAACAACACGATGATATCACTATGGTGGCAGTAAGGAAGATATGA
- a CDS encoding sigma-54-dependent Fis family transcriptional regulator has translation MSVKKFNPIQSIHEVATAMNSTQDPDGLLELILDRCIQICGVESGSLMLIDEKHGVLDAVTSRGMNQQLLRETKLKIGQGITGVAASTGKAKLVNDVSKDPDYIQVKEEIKSELVAPMIVEDDIIGVISLDSNRLNAFTAEMLEIVSVLAHQAGQIFKNLQTIRSLEQRTKIQATLIEISKVVSSTLDQNEVFDSIMVTMEKSLRLEKGSIVLFNKEEGLLRIVAASGLSPEEIDKGTYQPGEGITGKVYESGEPIIIESVASHPDFLNRVGYLSHFKHDPHNVSLLCAPILSEQTMLGVVNAFIVQNKHTDLKSFLDFLQVVASIISQSIKIQNLVEEAKKEISRENIQLKRELKNKYKFGSLIGKAASMEKMFEKIQLVADSRASVLITGESGTGKEMIANAIHYNSSRSENPFIKINCAAIPENLLESELFGHKKGSFTGAVTDKKGKFELADTGTIFLDEIGEMDLNLQSKLLRVLQEREIEAIGSTKAKKVDVRIIAATNAELEQLVAEKKFRADLFYRLNVVKINTPPLRDRVEDIPLLMNHFLEKYTKDNNKVVKGISREASKLLLKYRWPGNVRELENVIERAVVLAQDEILNEDDFSDILSSIDDLPENTTEVAQLNHVESVSGAEPLDLGSGRLTPGQLDGLDGRAMEIVVSEVESRLIQYAMKKFRYTKTRVAKFLGINRNTLDKKIKELNIEY, from the coding sequence ATGAGCGTGAAAAAATTCAATCCCATCCAATCCATCCATGAAGTCGCGACTGCAATGAATTCCACCCAAGACCCGGATGGACTTCTCGAATTGATTTTGGATCGCTGCATCCAAATTTGCGGTGTGGAATCGGGGTCTCTTATGCTCATCGACGAAAAACACGGGGTTTTGGACGCCGTAACTTCTCGTGGAATGAACCAACAGTTGTTAAGAGAAACCAAACTCAAAATTGGACAAGGGATCACCGGAGTGGCTGCCTCCACCGGGAAAGCAAAACTCGTAAATGATGTTTCGAAAGACCCTGATTACATTCAAGTCAAAGAAGAAATCAAATCAGAGTTAGTTGCTCCGATGATTGTAGAAGACGATATCATAGGAGTCATCTCACTCGACTCCAATCGATTGAATGCATTTACTGCGGAGATGTTGGAAATCGTAAGTGTTCTGGCTCACCAAGCTGGCCAGATTTTTAAAAACCTACAAACCATTCGCAGTTTAGAACAAAGGACGAAAATCCAAGCAACACTCATCGAAATTTCTAAAGTGGTAAGTTCCACTTTAGATCAAAATGAAGTTTTTGATTCCATTATGGTGACGATGGAAAAATCTCTTCGATTGGAAAAAGGAAGTATTGTTTTATTTAATAAGGAAGAGGGACTTCTTCGTATTGTCGCTGCATCAGGATTATCTCCTGAAGAAATTGATAAAGGGACATACCAACCAGGAGAGGGGATCACTGGAAAGGTTTATGAATCGGGAGAACCCATCATCATTGAATCGGTTGCAAGCCATCCTGATTTTTTAAACCGTGTAGGGTATTTGTCTCATTTTAAACATGATCCACATAACGTGAGTTTGTTATGTGCTCCTATATTAAGTGAACAGACAATGTTAGGTGTCGTAAACGCATTTATAGTTCAAAACAAACATACAGATTTAAAATCCTTTTTGGATTTTCTTCAAGTGGTTGCTTCTATTATTTCCCAATCCATTAAAATTCAAAACTTAGTCGAAGAGGCTAAAAAAGAAATCTCTCGCGAAAATATACAACTCAAACGTGAATTAAAGAATAAATATAAATTTGGATCACTGATTGGTAAAGCTGCCAGTATGGAAAAGATGTTTGAAAAAATCCAACTGGTTGCAGACTCCAGAGCTTCTGTATTGATTACGGGAGAATCGGGAACAGGAAAGGAGATGATTGCCAATGCAATTCATTATAATAGTTCTCGATCGGAGAATCCATTTATCAAAATCAACTGCGCAGCAATTCCTGAAAATTTATTAGAGAGTGAACTTTTTGGACATAAAAAAGGTTCCTTCACTGGGGCAGTCACAGATAAAAAAGGAAAGTTTGAATTAGCTGATACGGGAACCATTTTTCTCGATGAGATCGGTGAAATGGATTTAAACTTACAATCAAAGTTGCTTCGAGTTTTACAAGAAAGGGAAATAGAAGCAATTGGTTCTACTAAGGCAAAAAAAGTTGATGTTCGAATCATTGCAGCAACCAATGCCGAATTGGAACAACTGGTTGCAGAGAAAAAGTTTAGAGCAGATCTTTTTTATCGATTGAATGTAGTAAAGATCAACACTCCTCCGTTACGTGATCGAGTTGAGGACATCCCACTTCTTATGAATCACTTTTTGGAAAAATACACAAAAGACAATAATAAAGTGGTGAAAGGAATTTCTCGAGAAGCATCAAAACTTTTATTAAAATATCGATGGCCGGGTAACGTTCGTGAGTTGGAAAACGTAATCGAAAGGGCTGTGGTTCTTGCTCAAGATGAAATTTTAAATGAGGACGATTTCTCAGATATTTTGTCTAGTATTGATGATTTACCTGAGAATACAACGGAAGTGGCCCAACTGAATCATGTGGAATCAGTTTCTGGAGCTGAGCCATTGGATTTAGGGTCAGGTAGGTTGACACCAGGGCAGTTGGATGGTCTTGATGGTCGAGCGATGGAAATTGTCGTGAGTGAAGTTGAATCAAGACTCATTCAATATGCAATGAAGAAGTTTCGTTATACTAAAACCCGTGTTGCCAAATTTTTGGGTATCAATCGAAATACCTTAGATAAAAAAATCAAAGAACTGAACATCGAATACTAA
- the thiD gene encoding bifunctional hydroxymethylpyrimidine kinase/phosphomethylpyrimidine kinase: protein MKKDFPITLTIAGSDSGGGAGVQADLKTFSSLATFGTTVFTCLTAQNPDGVSGISEISPDFVSAQLKAVSEYFPIKAAKTGMLYSANIIEAVAEFFYKNPDIQLVVDPVMVATSGAKLLKDDAILSLTKDLLPLAKLITPNLDEASLLLGEKIHQYDQLVPMAEKLFEKYQVPILLKGGHLPNATEATDVLFDGKSSYLFSKPFLKGKNTHGTGCTYSAAITSFLSHGKNLPEAVGSAKEYLHLTLEDEIKTGPIHHLNHFPEPTN, encoded by the coding sequence ATGAAGAAAGATTTTCCCATTACCTTAACAATTGCCGGATCCGATTCAGGTGGTGGTGCTGGAGTCCAAGCAGACCTCAAAACTTTTTCTTCTCTCGCTACCTTTGGAACGACAGTCTTCACTTGTCTCACTGCTCAAAACCCGGACGGAGTCAGCGGTATCTCCGAAATTTCACCAGACTTCGTTTCTGCTCAACTAAAGGCAGTTTCCGAATATTTTCCCATCAAAGCGGCAAAAACAGGAATGTTGTATTCTGCAAATATCATAGAAGCCGTTGCCGAATTTTTTTATAAAAACCCCGACATACAATTGGTAGTAGATCCTGTGATGGTTGCCACTAGCGGTGCCAAACTTTTAAAAGACGATGCAATTCTATCATTAACAAAAGACTTACTGCCACTTGCAAAACTCATCACACCTAACCTAGATGAGGCGTCCCTTTTGCTCGGTGAAAAAATCCACCAATACGATCAATTGGTACCTATGGCGGAGAAATTATTTGAAAAGTATCAGGTCCCCATTCTTCTAAAAGGTGGGCATTTACCAAATGCAACGGAAGCCACGGATGTTTTATTCGACGGCAAATCATCTTATTTATTCTCAAAACCTTTTTTAAAAGGAAAAAACACACATGGAACTGGTTGCACTTATTCTGCAGCCATTACATCCTTTCTCTCCCATGGAAAAAATCTTCCAGAAGCTGTCGGCTCAGCCAAAGAATATCTTCACCTAACTCTTGAAGATGAAATCAAAACTGGCCCGATCCATCACTTAAATCATTTTCCAGAACCAACAAACTAA
- a CDS encoding MGMT family protein, whose product MSAPKTKSTNFYDSVYAVVKKIPKGKVTTYGHIALLLGSPRAARAVGYALNALKKEMEQKIPWQRVINAQGRISFRGDTFRSSLQKKILESEGVVFDLNNDNINFDKYGWFP is encoded by the coding sequence ATGAGTGCACCTAAAACTAAAAGTACGAATTTTTACGATTCCGTTTATGCAGTGGTCAAAAAAATTCCGAAGGGAAAAGTCACCACCTACGGGCATATTGCCTTACTTCTGGGAAGTCCTAGGGCGGCAAGGGCTGTGGGTTATGCTTTAAACGCTCTAAAAAAAGAAATGGAACAAAAAATCCCTTGGCAACGGGTAATCAATGCACAAGGAAGAATATCCTTTCGTGGTGATACTTTCCGATCTTCTTTGCAGAAAAAAATTCTAGAATCGGAAGGTGTTGTCTTTGATTTAAACAATGATAACATAAATTTTGACAAGTACGGATGGTTTCCATAA
- a CDS encoding DUF455 family protein, translated as MKISVYAKHLLLAPNLEDKLLPPSRHWEEETEFSSIRIESPGRSAKFQFSDKKIKIPRLEHLNLESNRGLSLHHFANHELMAIELFAWALLAFPNAPRSVRNGFLKTIEEEQTHLKLYLNRMRDFGVDFGDIPLNYIFWKQQGQFKSLESFAAVMSISFEGANLDYAQVYAQVFSFFGDQLTSDIMITIFEDEVKHVKRGLRAFEHSVPKNVSHWDHYLSLIQFPFTPRRAKGYLYLPDTRVLAGMDGDFIESLGAYEDEYTGRVNLESVKKFGLGETILRKNRLDSHFLNP; from the coding sequence ATGAAGATCTCTGTATACGCAAAACATTTGTTACTCGCTCCAAATTTGGAGGATAAACTTTTACCTCCTAGTCGTCATTGGGAGGAAGAGACTGAATTTTCATCCATCCGGATTGAATCGCCCGGTCGTTCTGCGAAATTCCAATTTTCCGACAAAAAAATAAAAATCCCTCGATTGGAACATCTCAACTTAGAATCCAATCGGGGACTCAGCCTTCATCATTTTGCAAATCATGAGCTTATGGCCATTGAGTTATTTGCTTGGGCTTTGCTCGCCTTTCCGAATGCACCTAGGTCCGTTCGCAATGGATTTTTAAAGACCATTGAAGAAGAACAAACTCACCTAAAATTGTATTTGAACCGCATGAGAGACTTCGGCGTTGATTTTGGTGATATTCCTCTAAATTATATTTTTTGGAAACAACAAGGCCAATTTAAAAGTTTAGAATCATTTGCTGCCGTTATGTCTATTTCTTTTGAAGGTGCAAATTTAGATTATGCGCAGGTTTATGCACAGGTTTTTTCGTTTTTTGGAGACCAACTAACATCTGATATAATGATTACAATTTTTGAAGATGAAGTAAAACATGTAAAAAGAGGGCTTCGTGCTTTCGAACATTCTGTTCCAAAAAATGTGAGCCATTGGGATCACTATTTGTCTTTGATTCAATTTCCATTTACACCCCGCAGGGCAAAAGGTTATCTATATTTACCGGATACTCGAGTGCTTGCCGGAATGGATGGCGACTTCATAGAATCTCTAGGTGCCTACGAAGATGAATACACTGGTCGTGTCAATTTGGAATCAGTTAAAAAATTTGGACTGGGGGAGACAATCCTTCGTAAAAACAGACTTGATTCTCATTTCCTAAATCCTTAA